A portion of the Leptospira barantonii genome contains these proteins:
- the hisE gene encoding phosphoribosyl-ATP diphosphatase has protein sequence MEFLLQLESILKKRKQDLPDKSYTADLFRGGVDRILKKVGEEAGEVIIAAKNSDKKELTHEAADLLFHLQVLLVEQGISLQDIVEELRKRHS, from the coding sequence ATGGAATTTTTATTACAGTTGGAAAGCATTCTGAAAAAGAGAAAACAGGATCTTCCCGATAAATCTTATACCGCCGATTTGTTCCGTGGTGGAGTGGATCGAATTCTGAAAAAAGTAGGGGAAGAGGCCGGAGAGGTCATCATCGCCGCTAAGAACTCGGACAAAAAAGAACTCACACACGAAGCGGCCGATCTTCTTTTTCATCTGCAAGTGTTGCTCGTCGAACAAGGAATTTCTTTGCAAGACATCGTGGAAGAACTTCGCAAACGCCATTCTTAA